In the Geobacter sp. FeAm09 genome, one interval contains:
- a CDS encoding NAD(P)-dependent oxidoreductase, with product MPQFGFLGLGIMGNAMAANLVRAGFPVTVWNRNPAKCAPLVALGARQGGSPREVAAACDITFAMLADPAAATEVCFGPDGVLEGIGAGRGYIDMSTVDDVTARAVAGAVADRGGRFLEAPVSGTKKPAEDGTLIILAAGDRGLYDEAAPALDRMGKKRLYLGAVGQGARMKLVVNAIMGGMVTALCEGVALGQKGGLDGAEILEALDAGALANPLFKGKGPMLLKGEYPTSFPLKHMQKDLRLAVALGDELGQPLHCIAAVNETFKRARMAGHADEDLAAVFQVIKQ from the coding sequence ATGCCCCAGTTCGGTTTTCTCGGTCTCGGCATCATGGGTAACGCCATGGCGGCCAATCTGGTGCGGGCCGGTTTCCCGGTCACGGTCTGGAACCGCAACCCGGCAAAATGCGCCCCCCTGGTGGCCCTGGGGGCACGCCAGGGGGGAAGCCCCCGGGAGGTGGCGGCAGCCTGCGACATTACCTTTGCCATGCTCGCCGACCCCGCCGCCGCCACGGAGGTCTGCTTCGGCCCGGATGGGGTGCTGGAGGGGATCGGCGCCGGGCGCGGCTACATCGACATGTCCACCGTGGACGACGTAACCGCCCGCGCCGTCGCCGGGGCGGTGGCCGACCGCGGCGGCCGCTTCCTCGAGGCGCCGGTTTCCGGCACGAAAAAGCCGGCCGAGGACGGCACCCTGATCATCCTGGCCGCAGGCGACCGGGGGTTGTACGACGAGGCCGCCCCGGCCCTGGACAGGATGGGGAAGAAGCGCCTCTACCTGGGGGCGGTCGGCCAGGGGGCGCGCATGAAGCTGGTGGTGAACGCGATCATGGGAGGAATGGTGACGGCCCTCTGCGAGGGGGTGGCCCTTGGCCAGAAAGGGGGACTCGACGGTGCCGAGATCCTGGAGGCCCTCGATGCCGGCGCGCTCGCCAACCCGCTCTTCAAGGGCAAGGGACCGATGCTGCTCAAGGGCGAATACCCCACCAGCTTTCCGCTCAAGCACATGCAGAAGGACTTGCGCCTTGCCGTGGCCCTGGGGGATGAACTGGGGCAGCCGCTCCACTGCATCGCCGCGGTCAACGAGACCTTCAAGCGGGCGCGCATGGCAGGGCACGCCGACGAGGACCTTGCCGCGGTCTTCCAGGTCATCAAACAATAG
- a CDS encoding tRNA-uridine aminocarboxypropyltransferase has translation MKFTLLTHSKEFGKRSNTGKLVLEVLGDAAEQVRWDRLNPPAGLMEDIEAGGVALVYPGAPDESDDDLTGIDHFVLIDGTWHEARKIHQRSPYLLKLRRVCLKPAGTSRYNLRKNQKEACLCTAECVMEILRGTGRNEEAEQLLERFLAFIRPPGAMRGAVPGH, from the coding sequence ATGAAGTTTACCCTCCTGACCCATTCCAAGGAGTTCGGCAAACGTTCCAATACCGGGAAACTGGTGCTGGAGGTCCTGGGAGACGCGGCCGAGCAGGTCCGCTGGGACCGGCTGAACCCGCCCGCCGGACTCATGGAGGACATCGAGGCGGGCGGCGTGGCCCTGGTCTATCCCGGCGCACCGGACGAGAGTGACGACGACCTGACCGGTATCGATCATTTCGTCCTCATCGACGGCACCTGGCACGAGGCGCGCAAGATCCACCAGCGAAGCCCCTATCTCCTGAAACTCCGCCGGGTCTGCCTCAAGCCGGCCGGCACCTCCCGCTACAACCTCCGGAAGAACCAGAAAGAGGCCTGTCTCTGCACCGCGGAGTGCGTGATGGAAATCCTGCGCGGTACGGGGAGGAACGAAGAGGCGGAGCAGCTGCTGGAGCGCTTCCTGGCATTCATCAGGCCCCCCGGAGCCATGCGGGGAGCGGTGCCGGGACACTGA
- a CDS encoding DoxX family protein gives MKSFLSPYNAQGYALMRIVVGFLFLWHGVQKLFGIPVPMPPGVPPFITYVAGPIELIGGILVMIGLFTRWAAFITSGQMAVAYWMAHGTKALLPIQNNGELAVIYCFVFLCIATQGGGIWSVDALRGGESRPGG, from the coding sequence ATGAAGTCCTTTTTGTCGCCCTACAACGCCCAAGGGTACGCCCTGATGCGGATCGTCGTCGGCTTTCTCTTTCTCTGGCACGGCGTCCAGAAGCTTTTCGGCATCCCGGTCCCCATGCCGCCGGGGGTTCCCCCATTCATTACCTACGTCGCCGGCCCGATCGAGTTGATTGGCGGCATTCTGGTCATGATCGGGCTCTTCACCCGCTGGGCGGCTTTCATCACCAGCGGGCAGATGGCCGTGGCGTACTGGATGGCCCACGGAACGAAGGCGCTGCTGCCGATCCAGAACAACGGCGAGCTGGCGGTGATCTACTGTTTCGTGTTCCTGTGTATCGCCACCCAGGGGGGCGGGATCTGGAGCGTCGATGCCCTCAGAGGCGGCGAGAGCCGGCCGGGGGGATGA
- a CDS encoding VOC family protein yields the protein MGTTVKPIPDGYHTATPYLIITNAAKAIEFYKEAFGATECMRLPKPDGKLMHAEIVIGDSPVMLCDESPEWHALSPQTLGGTAVSIVLYVADVDEVVNRAVAAGATLLMPVADQFWGDRMGTVADPFGHKWSIATHTEDVAPEEIGARAAALCAAK from the coding sequence ATGGGCACCACGGTAAAACCGATCCCTGACGGCTATCACACGGCGACCCCCTACCTGATCATCACCAACGCCGCCAAAGCCATTGAATTCTATAAAGAGGCGTTCGGCGCCACGGAGTGCATGCGCCTGCCAAAACCCGACGGCAAATTGATGCACGCCGAAATCGTGATCGGCGATTCGCCGGTCATGCTGTGCGATGAATCGCCCGAGTGGCATGCCCTCAGCCCGCAGACCCTGGGGGGCACCGCCGTATCCATTGTCCTGTACGTTGCCGATGTGGACGAGGTGGTGAACCGTGCGGTCGCGGCAGGCGCCACGCTGCTGATGCCGGTTGCGGACCAGTTCTGGGGTGACCGCATGGGCACGGTCGCCGACCCGTTCGGGCACAAATGGTCGATTGCCACCCATACGGAAGACGTGGCGCCGGAAGAGATCGGTGCGCGCGCCGCGGCCCTCTGTGCCGCGAAATGA
- a CDS encoding YaeQ family protein, which produces MALPSKVYKAALQLSDVDHGVYETLQATVAQHPSETEERLVSRLLAYAIFHEAELTFTKGISATDEPDLWVKRGDDRVRLWVEVGLPEADRVIKASRHSERVALLACGRQLATWDQQQLPKLEKLANLTIVSIDPAMIARLVALLDRSIAWSVTITEGTLYLTCGAETVESPLLVKVGSR; this is translated from the coding sequence ATGGCACTGCCGTCCAAAGTCTACAAAGCGGCCCTCCAACTCTCGGACGTGGACCATGGCGTCTACGAAACCCTGCAGGCAACGGTCGCCCAGCATCCTTCGGAAACCGAGGAACGGCTTGTCTCCCGGTTGCTGGCCTACGCGATCTTCCATGAAGCCGAGCTGACGTTCACCAAGGGGATCAGCGCCACGGACGAACCGGACCTTTGGGTGAAACGGGGCGACGACAGGGTGCGGCTCTGGGTCGAGGTCGGCCTGCCGGAGGCGGACCGTGTCATCAAGGCGAGCCGCCACTCGGAACGGGTCGCCCTGCTCGCCTGCGGCAGGCAACTCGCCACATGGGACCAGCAGCAGTTGCCCAAACTGGAGAAGCTGGCCAATCTCACCATCGTCAGCATCGACCCGGCCATGATCGCCCGGCTGGTCGCGCTGCTGGACCGCTCCATCGCCTGGTCGGTCACCATCACCGAAGGCACGCTCTATCTGACCTGCGGCGCAGAAACCGTGGAGAGCCCCCTCCTGGTAAAGGTGGGCAGCCGGTGA
- a CDS encoding DUF1456 family protein — MTTNDLLRGLRYALKLNGEAIAELCALGGHEIKPIEVLKLLKKEEETGFMACDEAVMRAFLDGLIVSRRGAQEPKPGAPTAPDAALNNNLILRKLRIALELNDEGMLAVLAKAGVQLSKSELSAMFRAKGHRNYKPCGDQVLRNFIRGLALGGGNT, encoded by the coding sequence ATGACCACGAACGATCTTCTCCGCGGCCTGCGGTACGCCCTGAAACTGAATGGCGAGGCCATCGCCGAACTGTGTGCGTTGGGCGGGCATGAAATCAAACCGATAGAGGTGCTGAAACTGCTGAAAAAGGAAGAGGAGACCGGTTTTATGGCCTGCGACGAGGCGGTGATGCGGGCCTTTCTGGACGGCCTGATCGTTTCCCGGCGCGGCGCGCAGGAGCCGAAACCCGGTGCGCCCACGGCGCCGGACGCGGCGTTGAACAACAACCTCATCCTGCGCAAGCTCAGAATCGCGTTGGAGCTGAACGACGAGGGGATGCTCGCGGTCCTGGCAAAGGCCGGGGTCCAGCTTTCCAAATCCGAATTGTCCGCCATGTTCCGGGCAAAAGGGCACAGGAACTACAAGCCCTGCGGCGACCAGGTCCTCCGCAACTTCATCCGCGGCCTGGCGCTTGGCGGGGGCAACACCTAG
- a CDS encoding GreA/GreB family elongation factor: protein MTKEQMIQEITARLAADLAVLASAARAAHEAATHEECLPDNKYDTTALEASYIAQGQANRAQEIRIALESYRTLTLSGFDDAAPIRLTALVTLESELGEVRRLFLGPQAGGMKIADRGGEIVVITPRSPLGRSLLGLRTGDEVQMGEGAAAQTFTVVEVC from the coding sequence ATGACGAAGGAACAGATGATTCAGGAGATAACCGCACGGCTTGCCGCCGACCTTGCGGTGCTGGCCAGCGCCGCGCGGGCGGCCCACGAAGCGGCCACCCACGAGGAGTGCCTCCCCGACAACAAGTACGACACCACCGCCCTGGAGGCGTCATACATCGCCCAGGGGCAGGCCAACCGCGCCCAGGAGATCAGGATCGCCCTGGAGAGTTACCGCACCCTGACGCTGTCCGGCTTCGACGACGCCGCGCCGATCCGGCTGACGGCCCTGGTTACCCTCGAAAGCGAGCTGGGGGAGGTGCGGCGGCTTTTTCTCGGCCCCCAGGCCGGAGGCATGAAGATCGCTGACCGTGGCGGCGAGATCGTAGTCATCACCCCCCGCTCCCCCCTGGGGCGTTCCCTGCTGGGGCTGAGAACCGGCGACGAGGTGCAGATGGGCGAGGGGGCCGCGGCCCAGACCTTCACCGTTGTGGAGGTCTGCTGA
- a CDS encoding GNAT family N-acetyltransferase, translated as MAETTLSGEETPRIREMEIDDFPEVFHIGEEVFTVEYSQSLYRTWDEFEITTLFNSDTELCLVAEMGGRIVGFALGTTVKKHNSPWMYGYLVWLGVRRDTQKGRVGSRLFHEIRRRMVEQGVRMIIIDTSADNLAAINFFKKQGFDDIQEHVYMSLNLTRKARKKAVKKP; from the coding sequence ATGGCCGAAACGACCTTAAGCGGCGAGGAGACCCCCCGCATCCGCGAGATGGAAATCGACGATTTTCCCGAGGTGTTCCATATCGGCGAGGAGGTCTTCACCGTCGAATACTCCCAGAGCCTCTACCGTACTTGGGACGAATTCGAGATCACCACCCTCTTCAATTCGGACACCGAACTGTGCCTGGTGGCGGAAATGGGGGGGCGCATCGTCGGGTTTGCCCTGGGGACCACAGTCAAGAAGCATAACTCACCCTGGATGTACGGCTACCTGGTCTGGCTGGGGGTCCGGCGGGACACCCAGAAGGGGCGCGTGGGGAGCAGGCTGTTCCATGAGATCAGGCGCCGCATGGTGGAGCAGGGGGTGCGGATGATCATCATCGATACCTCTGCCGATAATCTGGCCGCCATCAACTTCTTCAAGAAGCAGGGCTTCGACGATATCCAGGAACATGTCTACATGTCCCTCAACCTGACGCGCAAGGCCAGGAAAAAGGCGGTGAAGAAACCATGA
- a CDS encoding M20 family metallopeptidase, with protein MNARLDEVWQAIDPTRLRRTLLQMLDIYSPSGKEEDIQLYLEEVLSRAGFRVERQEVERERYNLRVTMGSGAPALYLVGHVDTVPAWDLEEFGAREEENLIRGLGSADMKGGCAAMVEAWLAISDALGPEERPSLGLLLVVGEEENGDGSAAFLQQCHPPWVVIGEPTGLAPCFAHYGYLEAGFVTRGLRRHSSLPELGHNAVESMLRLLLHLGKAPLFDRERGEIVYSIRELSSSRAGFVVPDRCEAWIDLHLPPGMDPAALQGAIRGIAAEAERFIPGLDMEVSFDFASPGYDLGDDSRPARLVEEIYTRLGRTPRLSAFRSHSDGNLFHGAGTRPIILGPGSLESAHTADEQVPFHEVAEAARIYAALALGMG; from the coding sequence ATGAACGCCCGCCTGGACGAGGTTTGGCAGGCCATTGACCCAACGCGGCTGCGCAGAACCCTGCTCCAGATGCTGGACATCTACTCCCCCTCCGGCAAGGAGGAGGACATCCAGCTCTACCTGGAGGAGGTTCTCAGCCGCGCCGGCTTCCGGGTGGAGCGTCAGGAGGTGGAGCGCGAACGCTACAACCTGCGGGTCACCATGGGGAGCGGCGCGCCGGCACTCTACCTGGTGGGGCACGTGGACACGGTCCCGGCCTGGGACCTGGAGGAATTCGGCGCGCGCGAGGAGGAAAACCTCATCCGCGGCCTGGGGAGCGCCGACATGAAGGGGGGGTGCGCCGCCATGGTGGAGGCGTGGCTGGCCATCTCCGACGCCCTGGGGCCGGAGGAACGGCCATCCTTGGGCCTGCTGCTGGTGGTGGGGGAGGAGGAGAACGGCGACGGCAGCGCCGCCTTCCTGCAACAGTGCCATCCCCCCTGGGTGGTGATCGGCGAGCCAACCGGGCTGGCGCCCTGCTTCGCCCATTACGGCTACCTGGAGGCGGGGTTCGTCACCCGCGGCCTGCGCCGCCACTCCTCGTTGCCCGAGCTGGGACACAACGCGGTGGAGTCCATGCTGCGCCTGCTGCTGCATCTGGGCAAGGCGCCGCTCTTCGACCGGGAGCGAGGGGAGATCGTCTACTCGATCCGGGAATTGAGTTCGTCCCGGGCCGGCTTTGTCGTCCCGGACCGGTGCGAAGCGTGGATCGATCTGCACCTGCCCCCCGGCATGGACCCCGCGGCCCTCCAGGGGGCGATCCGCGGCATCGCCGCCGAAGCGGAGCGTTTCATCCCGGGTCTGGACATGGAGGTGAGCTTCGACTTCGCCTCACCCGGCTACGACTTGGGCGATGACAGCCGACCGGCCCGGCTGGTCGAGGAAATCTACACCCGCTTGGGGCGCACGCCCCGCTTGAGCGCCTTCCGCTCCCACTCGGACGGCAACCTCTTCCATGGGGCCGGCACCCGGCCCATCATCCTGGGGCCCGGCTCCCTGGAGAGCGCCCATACGGCCGACGAGCAGGTCCCCTTCCACGAGGTGGCTGAGGCCGCCCGCATCTATGCCGCCCTGGCCCTGGGGATGGGGTGA
- a CDS encoding flavodoxin family protein, which produces MNVVAINGSPKKEGNTYHAIRMVAAELEKEGVETEIIHIGNKVIQGCIACGQCANNRNERCILPGDELNDALQKMKQADGIILGTPVHYAAIGGTMKSFLDRAFYVAGSNGGMFRHKVGAAVVAVRRSGGVPTFDQLNNFLHYAEMLVPSTNYWNVIHGTRPGEVAQDDEGQQIMRVLGKNMAWLMKLVEHGKGSVAEPEAEAKTFMNFIR; this is translated from the coding sequence ATGAACGTTGTCGCCATCAACGGCAGCCCCAAAAAAGAGGGCAATACCTACCATGCCATCAGGATGGTTGCCGCCGAGCTTGAAAAGGAAGGTGTGGAAACCGAGATCATCCACATCGGCAACAAGGTGATCCAGGGCTGCATCGCCTGCGGCCAGTGCGCCAACAACCGGAACGAACGCTGCATCCTGCCGGGCGACGAACTCAACGACGCCCTCCAGAAGATGAAACAGGCGGATGGGATCATCCTGGGGACCCCCGTCCATTACGCCGCCATAGGCGGCACCATGAAGTCGTTTCTGGACCGGGCCTTTTACGTCGCCGGCTCCAACGGCGGGATGTTCCGGCACAAGGTCGGCGCCGCGGTGGTTGCGGTGCGGCGTTCCGGCGGCGTGCCCACCTTCGACCAGCTGAACAATTTTTTGCACTATGCCGAGATGCTGGTGCCAAGCACCAATTACTGGAACGTCATCCACGGCACCCGCCCGGGAGAGGTGGCACAGGACGACGAGGGGCAGCAGATCATGCGCGTGCTGGGCAAAAACATGGCATGGCTGATGAAACTGGTGGAACACGGCAAAGGGTCTGTTGCGGAGCCTGAGGCGGAAGCCAAAACCTTCATGAATTTCATCCGGTAA
- a CDS encoding putative quinol monooxygenase, translating to MSRLTVVARILAKKEAADAVRAELLTLIAPTRNEEGCIEYRLHQDNEDPALFFFYETWENGAFLEKHKETAHYRTCFTAIEGMIRERSVNKLTKIEP from the coding sequence ATGTCGAGATTAACCGTTGTCGCCAGGATACTGGCGAAGAAAGAGGCGGCCGATGCGGTCAGGGCCGAACTGCTCACCCTGATTGCGCCGACCAGAAACGAAGAGGGGTGCATCGAATACCGGCTGCACCAGGATAATGAGGACCCGGCGCTGTTCTTCTTCTACGAAACCTGGGAGAACGGAGCCTTTCTGGAAAAACACAAGGAGACGGCCCATTACCGGACCTGCTTCACCGCCATAGAGGGCATGATCCGGGAACGGTCCGTGAATAAATTGACCAAGATTGAGCCGTAA
- a CDS encoding Rho termination factor N-terminal domain-containing protein, translated as MMLRDVITDMMGERVMKLDEIRERAKQLNIRAGKMKKADLVRAIQQAEGNESCFDSGKAATCGQDNCLWREDCD; from the coding sequence ATGATGTTACGGGATGTCATCACCGATATGATGGGAGAACGCGTCATGAAGCTTGATGAAATCAGGGAACGGGCGAAGCAGCTCAATATCAGGGCCGGCAAGATGAAAAAGGCCGATCTGGTGCGCGCCATCCAGCAGGCCGAAGGGAACGAGTCGTGCTTCGATTCCGGCAAAGCCGCCACCTGCGGCCAGGACAACTGTCTCTGGCGGGAGGATTGCGACTGA
- a CDS encoding bacteriohemerythrin — protein MGIAWRESLAIGVPEIDNQHKELLSRFDSLLKACETGKGMDELRRLLGFLDEYVISHFSDEEAIQRSSRYPAYAAHKQEHDGFIVRVKALKDEIKSEGVAVHHVTETNNMLLKWLINHISKVDAELGKYLRATGAP, from the coding sequence ATGGGAATCGCGTGGAGAGAATCGCTGGCAATCGGCGTGCCGGAGATCGACAATCAGCATAAGGAGCTGCTGTCGCGTTTCGACAGCCTGCTCAAGGCCTGCGAGACGGGCAAGGGAATGGACGAGTTGCGGCGGCTTTTGGGATTTCTCGATGAATATGTGATCAGCCACTTCAGCGACGAGGAGGCCATCCAGAGAAGCAGCCGTTATCCCGCCTATGCCGCCCATAAACAGGAGCACGACGGATTCATCGTCCGGGTCAAGGCGTTGAAGGACGAGATAAAATCGGAAGGGGTGGCCGTCCATCATGTGACGGAAACCAACAACATGCTGCTCAAGTGGCTGATAAACCACATCTCCAAGGTTGACGCGGAACTGGGCAAATACCTGCGGGCCACCGGGGCGCCATAG
- a CDS encoding Lon protease family protein, translating into MSSTKLLIPAEKLRWQCDPHSLDFETTEELPDLEDAIGQERALRSIEFGLGMEGTGFNLYISGETGTGRASTIRSILRKRTATEPQPCDWLYVHNFKDHDAAVSLSLPAGMGGGLAADMKELIESFKQDIPKALESREYENRRTEILETYQATNSELFQVLEKACGKRGFTLQRTVSGLVVVPQKEGRNYTQEEYEGLPQKKREKLEKDGKELTERLNEVLRQVRENEKATKDALSQADRDLGMSCLGHHLDPIRQKYGEFPKVLAYLEAVQEDVLNNLEDFKPQTAQPQIPGLRMPRQEPTFERYEVNVLVDNREAAGAPVIFESNPTYNNLFGRIEHVMQYGGVAVTDFTMIRPGALHRANGGYLVIDAREVLINPFVWDSLKRCIRTGEIRIEDVLEQYRFMTMVSLKPEPVPLQAKIILVGSPWIYYLLFHLDPDYRKFFKVKAEFDNRVARTPEIMRDYALFVATHCRCEKLLHFDRSGVARLLEYTARMVEDQEKLSSQFMEIADFIREAGFWAQKDGHAIVNGADVQRAAEEKLYRVNRIEERLQELYDDGTIMVDTDGEVIGQINGLSVMSLGDHTFGRPSRITARVYTGQAGMVNVEREVKLSGPIHDKGVLILTGYLGGTFAATYPLSLSSSICFEQSYDGVEGDSASSTELYALLSALSGVPIKQGIAVTGSVNQRGIIQPIGGVNYKIEGFFAVCKSKGLTGRQGVMIPKANERNLMLRDDVVAAVAAGQFHIWSVETIEQGIEILTGMAAGARAKNGAFPKGTLYHLVDVHLRRMAELLQRHEEKGKRKTRK; encoded by the coding sequence ATGTCATCCACCAAACTGCTCATCCCCGCTGAAAAGCTCCGCTGGCAATGCGACCCCCACAGCCTCGATTTCGAGACCACCGAGGAGCTCCCCGACCTGGAAGACGCCATCGGGCAGGAGCGGGCCCTGCGCTCCATCGAGTTCGGTCTCGGCATGGAGGGCACCGGTTTCAACCTCTACATCTCGGGCGAGACCGGCACCGGCCGGGCCTCCACCATCCGCAGCATCCTCAGGAAACGGACCGCAACCGAGCCGCAGCCCTGCGACTGGCTCTATGTCCACAACTTCAAGGATCACGACGCGGCGGTGTCCCTGTCGCTGCCGGCCGGCATGGGCGGCGGGCTGGCGGCGGACATGAAGGAGTTGATCGAGTCCTTCAAACAGGATATCCCCAAGGCCCTGGAAAGCAGGGAGTACGAGAACCGCCGCACCGAGATCCTGGAAACCTACCAGGCCACCAACAGCGAGCTGTTCCAGGTGCTCGAGAAGGCGTGCGGGAAGCGCGGCTTTACCTTGCAGCGCACGGTCTCCGGGCTGGTGGTCGTGCCCCAGAAGGAGGGGCGCAACTACACCCAGGAGGAGTACGAGGGGCTGCCCCAGAAAAAACGCGAAAAGCTGGAGAAGGACGGCAAGGAGCTGACGGAGCGGTTGAACGAGGTGCTGCGCCAGGTGCGGGAGAACGAAAAGGCGACCAAGGATGCGCTTTCCCAGGCCGACCGGGATTTGGGCATGTCGTGCCTGGGCCATCATCTCGACCCGATACGCCAGAAGTATGGCGAGTTTCCGAAGGTACTGGCCTACCTGGAGGCGGTGCAGGAGGATGTCCTCAATAATCTTGAGGACTTCAAGCCCCAGACGGCCCAGCCCCAGATCCCCGGCCTGAGGATGCCCCGCCAGGAGCCGACCTTCGAGCGCTACGAGGTCAATGTGCTGGTGGATAACCGGGAGGCCGCGGGCGCGCCGGTCATCTTCGAGTCCAACCCCACCTACAACAATCTCTTCGGCCGCATCGAGCACGTCATGCAGTACGGCGGCGTGGCGGTGACCGATTTCACCATGATCAGGCCCGGAGCGCTCCACCGGGCCAATGGCGGCTACCTGGTGATCGACGCCCGGGAGGTGCTGATCAACCCCTTTGTGTGGGATTCGCTCAAGCGCTGCATCCGGACCGGCGAGATCAGGATCGAGGATGTGCTGGAACAGTACCGCTTCATGACCATGGTATCCCTGAAGCCGGAGCCGGTGCCGCTGCAGGCCAAGATCATCCTGGTCGGCTCTCCCTGGATCTACTATCTGCTGTTCCACCTGGACCCGGATTACCGCAAGTTCTTCAAGGTCAAGGCCGAGTTCGACAACCGGGTCGCACGCACACCGGAGATCATGCGGGACTACGCCCTGTTCGTGGCCACCCACTGCCGGTGCGAAAAGCTGTTGCATTTCGACCGCAGCGGGGTCGCCCGCCTGCTGGAGTACACCGCCCGCATGGTGGAGGACCAGGAGAAGCTCTCCTCCCAGTTCATGGAGATCGCCGACTTCATCCGGGAGGCGGGCTTCTGGGCCCAAAAAGACGGGCATGCCATCGTGAACGGCGCCGACGTGCAGCGCGCCGCCGAAGAGAAGCTCTACCGGGTGAACCGCATCGAAGAACGTCTGCAGGAGTTGTACGACGACGGCACCATCATGGTGGATACGGACGGGGAGGTGATCGGCCAGATCAACGGCCTGTCGGTCATGTCCCTGGGCGATCACACCTTTGGCCGCCCCTCGCGCATTACCGCCCGGGTCTACACCGGCCAGGCCGGCATGGTCAACGTGGAGCGGGAGGTCAAGCTCTCCGGGCCGATCCATGACAAGGGGGTCCTGATCCTGACCGGGTATCTGGGGGGGACCTTTGCCGCCACGTACCCCTTGTCGCTCTCGTCCTCCATCTGTTTCGAACAGTCCTACGACGGCGTCGAGGGGGACAGCGCCTCCTCCACCGAGCTGTACGCCCTCCTGTCGGCCCTGTCCGGCGTTCCCATCAAACAGGGGATCGCGGTGACCGGCAGCGTCAACCAGCGGGGTATCATCCAGCCCATCGGCGGGGTCAACTACAAGATCGAGGGCTTCTTTGCCGTCTGCAAGTCCAAGGGGCTGACCGGGCGGCAGGGGGTCATGATCCCCAAGGCCAATGAGCGGAATCTGATGCTGCGCGATGATGTGGTGGCGGCGGTCGCAGCGGGCCAATTCCACATCTGGAGTGTGGAAACCATCGAGCAGGGGATCGAGATCCTGACCGGCATGGCCGCCGGCGCACGCGCCAAGAACGGCGCCTTTCCCAAGGGGACGCTGTACCACCTGGTGGATGTCCACCTGCGGCGGATGGCGGAACTGTTGCAAAGGCACGAAGAAAAAGGTAAAAGAAAAACCAGAAAATGA